Proteins found in one Magnolia sinica isolate HGM2019 chromosome 5, MsV1, whole genome shotgun sequence genomic segment:
- the LOC131245538 gene encoding cyclin-A1-4: protein MSTQNRRSSTSSSSSSTKRPAMENAAKAAAGLRLQPKKRPALSNLTNQSNVGRNPVRSSANQVLSVSSASKLKKGSFPHVSNTGLRQNSSIASSVVKPAASISNKTTSLPRTDGPTTSVASLLAPCSATISSNQSDGGSVSMDETMSTCDSLKSPDIEYIDNGEASAVASLERRTCKNLYISEHADTETGDEWKREILTEIEAIDRIIDVDDNHKDPQLCATIACDIYRHLRLAETKKRPSIDFMEVVQKDINPSMRAILIDWLVEVAEEYRLVPDTLYLTVNYIDRYLSGNAMNRQRLQLLGVACMLIASKYEEICAPQVEEFCYITDNTYFKDEVLQMEASVLRYLKFEMTAPTTKCFLRRFVQAAQGSNEFPLLQLEFLGNYLAELSLLEYSFLRFSPSLIAASAIFLAKFILAPSKRPWNATMGHYTLYKPSELCSCVKELHHLFCTSSSNSLPAIREKYSQHKYKFVAKKYCPPTVPLDYFLD, encoded by the exons ATGTCGACTCAAAATCGTCGTTCGTCAACCTCGTCTTCTTCGTCGTCGACGAAGAGGCCAGCAATGGAAAATGCTGCAAAGGCTGCAGCGGGCCTTCGGTTGCAACCGAAGAAACGGCCCGCTCTCAGCAACTTAACCAATCAGAGTAATGTAGGTCGGAACCCCGTCCGATCCTCGGCTAATCAG GTGCTGTCTGTGTCTTCAGCCTCCAAGCTTAAAAAGGGATCTTTTCCCCATGTCAGCAATACTGGTTTGCGTCAGAACTCTTCCATTGCATCATCTGTTGTGAAGCCAGCCGCTTCAATTTCTAATAAGACTACTTCTCTCCCAAGAACCGATGGTCCCACCACCAGTGTTGCTTCCCTTCTTGCACCTTGCAGTGCAACCATATCTTCCAATCAGTCTGATGGAGGTTCAGTTTCAATGGATGAAACCATGTCTACTTGTGATTCCTTGAAGAGTCCAGACATTGAATACATAGACAATGGTGAAGCTTCAGCAGTAGCTAGTTTAGAGAGGAGGACGTGTaaaaatctttacatttcagAACATGCAGACACTGAAACAG GAGATGAATGGAAGAGAGAGATCCTTACAGAGATCGAAGCAATTGATAGAATCATTGATGTTGATGACAATCACAAGGATCCACAGTTGTGTGCAACAATTGCTTGTGATATTTACAGGCACTTACGCTTAGCTGAG ACCAAGAAAAGGCCTTCCATTGACTTCATGGAGGTTGTTCAGAAGGATATAAATCCAAGCATGCGTGCAATTTTAATCGATTGGCTTGTGGAG GTAGCAGAAGAGTACAGGCTTGTACCTGATACCTTATATTTGACAGTCAACTACATCGACCGGTATCTTTCTGGCAATGCAATGAACAGGCAACGGTTACAGTTGCTCGGTGTTGCGTGCATGTTGATAGCCTC TAAATACGAGGAGATTTGTGCCCCGCAGGTTGAAGAATTTTGCTACATAACTGATAACACATACTTCAAGGATGAG GTCTTGCAAATGGAAGCTTCTGTTTTGAGGTATTTGAAGTTTGAGATGACAGCACCAACCACTAAGTGTTTTTTGAG GCGATTTGTCCAGGCAGCTCAAGGAAGCAATGAG TTTCCACTGTTGCAGCTCGAGTTCCTGGGCAACTACCTTGCAGAGCTATCACTCCTGGAGTACAGTTTTCTTCGTTTTTCTCCATCTTTAATAGCTGCATCTGCGATTTTCCTGGCAAAGTTTATACTTGCGCCATCCAAAAGACCTTGG AATGCTACCATGGGGCATTATACACTGTATAAGCCCTCTGAGCTATGCAGTTGTGTGAAGGAATTGCACCATCTTTTCTGTACCAGCTCCAGCAATAGCTTACCGGCAATCAGGGAGAAGTACAGTCAGCACAAG TACAAGTTCGTGGCGAAGAAATACTGTCCTCCCACGGTGCCTTTGGACTATTTCCTTGACTGA